AGAGGATGACAAAAGTGAGCTTCGGCAATGTGTTACGGCCTATTGCCCGGACTCCGGCAACCGCAAGAATCAGCAGGGAAGCAGAAGCGCTCATCGCGGCGATGCCCATCTAGTTCTCCTCCTGTTCCAACAGATCCACCAGTTGCTTCAAGCGGCGGATCTCTTCTGCGGATAATATCCGGCGGTCGAGCAGAGAAGCTACCAGCTTGTCGGCGGCACCGCCGTACATTTTATCGATTAGCTCCAGCGTTTCCTGCTCCTGTGCCTGCTCCCGGGTGATCAGCGGCCGGCAGACGAAATTAGGATCTGCGCGCTGAACGGCCTCTTTCTCAATACACTTCTTGATGACGGTATAGGTGGTCGTCTTGCTCCAGCCGGTCTCCTGCTTCAGAATCTCAGCAATCCGCTTCGCCGTGGTTTCCCCGAGTTCCCATAAGATTTCCATAACCTTCAGTTCAGAATCGAACAGCTTCACAGCCATCTCCGCACACTCCTCTTTCCTTAATCAAGATTACACAATCAGATTGAGATAAACCATCCGATCGTTCCTATTACAAGCAAATGAATTGGATAAAACCAATAGAAGCCATACTGCAGCCATCGGGGAATCTCCCCCTTGGTTCCGTTATAAGTGAGGCTAAGCAGAATCCCCAGATAAATACCTACAAGGTTGATAATTACCGTTAACCGGACAGAGAGATCATTGAAGTCTTCGATTAGCCAGGAGGTAAGGCCCCAGCGGGCAAGCGGCAGCATGATAATCCATAGTGCAGCCTGATGTAACTTTGGCAACCTTCTCAGCCAGTATAACAGGAATATAATCAGAACAGCGCCTTTGCCCCCTTCAATGGGCAGCAGCCAGCCAACAGCAACTAATCCGGCCACAGCCAGTTGCCCCCATACCGTGTGAAATCTGCATAGATATTCATAAGTCCATAGTGTGAACAGCCCAAGGCATAAGGTGAACAGTATGTTCAATGGTTGTCCCCAAGGGTCTGGCTCCAGGCTATATATCCGGGGCTCAGCTATACCGAACAGCAACACATAAGGAAGCTGGGAGATCAGCGCGAAACCCAGCAATCTGGCCATGTATCTCTGTACATTACGGGTATGTATGAATCCCAGCACGATACAGTACATAAAGATCGGAGCGGCTAGTCTGCCAATCAGGCTTGAGCCGAATGAGAGAATGATGTACAAGACCGACCAGACCTCAGATTGCCCGGGAAATGTGCGGGTTAATACATCCTGTATAGCTAAAAATAGATCGTCCGGTGAAAAAATACGTGACAAATGATCATACAGCATTGTTAAAACAGCAATCATTTTCAATGTTCTGTTACTCATACAATAGTGCCTCCAGGTTACGGCGCGCCTTTCGTTCTATTGCAATAGAATGATTAAGAACATTCTATTCCAGTAGAATGCTGTTGTCAATATTGTGCAACTAATCGTTCCTCCAAGCGTCTAAAACAATAATTTCAGTTTCACCCACATGACTCAAGAGGAGGATTCCTACGATGTACGCATCTCATTCATGGCTTCATAGACGCAAGCACACGGGAAAGCTGGCCGCAGGCCTCATCGCGCTGGCTGCTTGCTTCGGACTCGGCAGCGGCACGGCCCATGCGGACCGCTGGGAGATTTTTGACCAAGGCGAGCATTTATTTTTGCCGGAGGGGCCTATAGAGGTGGGGGAGGTGGTGATGCTGCCGCTTCGCCCGGTCGCCGAGCGGTTTGGATATACGTTCACCTCAGTGACGAATAAGGAGATTGTCCTGACCGGTAAGGACGGGCGTAAGGCAGTGATCCGCCTGGGTACCAAGACGGCCTTGCTGGAATATGAAGGCGGTGCCAAAGTACAGCTCATGGCACAGATTCCGCGCAATTTTAACGGAGCTTGGTTTATTGATCTGGCATTAGCTGGAGCTATGGGCGGGCAAGGCCACTCTACCGTTCCCGGCACCAACTTCATTCAGCTTCGTCCCGTATCAGGGGATGCGAAGGAGCAGCTCGAACGCCAATATTGGTTCAGCTTCAAGGATAAGGGCCAGACGGTATTCGTGAATAACCAAGGGCAAGAGCAGCTCCAGACGGTTTATACTTCTCCTCTGGACTTTGGTTATGATGACCTGCTTCCGGTGAAGAAGTCCGGTTATACAGCCGGGTACATGAACCGTGCAGGGGAGCTTGCCATTGATGCGCCGCACTACCAGCTTGGACTGTTCAGTGAAGGGCTGGCCTGGTTCAAGGATCTCGTCAATACGGAGAACGGCGGGGTTACGGTAAGAATGGGATATATGAACCGGGCGGGGAAGGTTATTATTCCGGGGATTTACAACCGGGCTTATGATTTCTCGGATGGGCTGGCGAAGGTGACCAGAGCAGGCAAGACCTATTATATTAACCACAACGGCCAGATGGTGATCCCGCCGATCCCCGGGCTGCAGAACAGCGAGTCCTTCTCGGATGGTCTGGCGGCTGTGACCGTACGAACCACAGCAGGCGGCAAAAGCGTCCTCCGGACAGGCTTCATCGACACCGCAGGCAAGTGGGCGATCAAGCCCATCTATGAGTCGGCCACCCCGTTCTCGGAGGGAATTGCTACGGCAACGGTGAACGGCAAAAGCGGCCTCATCAACACTGCTGGCAAGTGGATTGTGAAGCCGCAGTATAGCGGCGGAAGTACTTTTCTCGGACAGTTTCGTGACGGGCATATTCTGCTTACGCTGAGCGGCAAGCATGATTATACGCAGCGGCTTGTCGATACCAAGGGCAAGATCATCACCGTTCCGGGAACCGGCCAGCTTACAGGATTCGGAGATGACATCGTCTCGTATAATGATACGGGCGGATATGGCTTCAAGACGTTCGCGGGAGCAGTCATCGTCAAACCAATGTACTCTTATATGTCGGACTTCAAAGCAGGCGCGGGCAAAGGATTCATTGATTACAATGATGTCTACGAAGCTCATCTGATCAATAAAGCTGGTAAAGTGGTGTGGAGTACCGGCTCTCCGGCTTCAGAGTGATCAAGGTCTGGGAAGCTTAACGAACCCCCTCCGCTGGCAGCGCAAGAACAGCGCTTGCCGGTCCGGAGGGGGGCTTTTGGCATGCGCCAGCATGTGAGGATACATCAATTATGATCCTGCTTAGATCATTGTTTTGGGGAAGGGGGTTGATTAGAATTTGGGGTGTAGGCTATGTAAACGTAAAGGAGACGGTAATATGCTTAGATTGGTGAAGGTTGAGAACGGTATGGTCAAAGGCCTGCCCGCAGCCGATCCCCGGATTACGAGCTTCAAGGGAATTCCGTTCGCGGCGCCGCCTGTCGGCGAGAACCGCTGGCGGGCGCCGCAGCCTGCCGAAGACTGGGAAGGCGTGCTGCAGGCCCACGAGTTCGCGCCGGTCTCCATGCAGGTCAGACAGGAAATCGACGACAACAACATCTATACCCGTGAGTGGGCGGTAGAGCCGGACATTGCAATGAGCGAGGATTGTCTATACCTGAACGTATGGACCCCGGCCAAGCAAGCGGACGAGAAGCTTCCGGTCTATGTATGGTATTTCGGCGGCGGGCTGCAGGTGGGTCACCCGGCAGAGATGGAATTTGACGGTGAACGGATTGCCCGCCGGGGCATCGTGGTGGTGACGATCAACTACCGGCTGAATATCTTCGGCTTCCTGTGCCACCCTGAGATTACAGCGGAATCGCCGGAGGCGCCCGCCAACTTCGGTAACCTTGACCAGCAGGCGGCAACCCGCTGGGTGAAGCGCAATATCGCGGCCTTTGGCGGCGACCCGGACAATATCACCATTGGCGGGCAATCAGCGGGCGGCGGCAGTGTCATGAGCCAGCTTACCTCCCCGCAGAATGAGGGCCTGTTTCAGCGGGCGATTGTTGAAAGCGGTATCTATACGAATCTGTACCCGGGAACCCTGCTGCCGCCGCTTCGGGGCACGCTGCAGGAGGCCGAGCAGGATGGCATCGAGTTCTTCAAATATCTTGGCGTATCTACTCTTGCGGAAGCGCGGAAGCTGGATGCGGTCTATCTGCGGGACAAGGCCGTAGCGCTTGGCGGGTTCTGGGGCACGGTTACCGACCAGAAGTTCCAGGTGGGCAATCCGTTTGATTTATTCATCCAAAATAAACGCTGGCAGGTGCCGGTCATGCTCGGCCATACCTCCTCCGAGTTCTTCAGCACCCCGAAGGTACAGTCATATGAGGAGTTCGAGCAGCTTGCAGCGGATATGTTCGGGGAAGATGCAGAGACCTTCCTGGAGCTAAGCGGCGCGCAGCCGGATGCGGTCCAGGAAGCGGCAGAGCGGGCCGCAGTAAGCGGGATCGAATACGCGATCCGGATCGCCGGACAGGCAAATGCCGATAACGGAGGCGGGGCGCCGCTCTATTACTATAATTTCGATGCCGAGATTCCGGGCTGGGATAACCCGGGCACCTTCCACTCGGTGGATCTGTGGTTCTTCTTCGAGACACTGGCCAAGTGCTGGCGGCCGTTTGTCGGCAAGCATTACGATCTGGCCCGTCAGATGTGCAATTATACCGCGCATTTCATCCGCACCGGAGACCCGAACGGCCCGGATTCCACCGGCGAAGCATTGCCGCACTGGGAGCCGTATACCCCGGAAGCTCCTTACGGGATGCTGTTCGCTGACAAGTCGGAGTTCTTGAGACAGCCGCCCGGAGCGGTAATGGATTTTCTGGTGAAGCAATATTTCAAGAACGCCAAGAAGCCGGTCC
This region of Paenibacillus sp. FSL K6-1096 genomic DNA includes:
- a CDS encoding TraX family protein, which translates into the protein MSNRTLKMIAVLTMLYDHLSRIFSPDDLFLAIQDVLTRTFPGQSEVWSVLYIILSFGSSLIGRLAAPIFMYCIVLGFIHTRNVQRYMARLLGFALISQLPYVLLFGIAEPRIYSLEPDPWGQPLNILFTLCLGLFTLWTYEYLCRFHTVWGQLAVAGLVAVGWLLPIEGGKGAVLIIFLLYWLRRLPKLHQAALWIIMLPLARWGLTSWLIEDFNDLSVRLTVIINLVGIYLGILLSLTYNGTKGEIPRWLQYGFYWFYPIHLLVIGTIGWFISI
- a CDS encoding carboxylesterase family protein, which gives rise to MLRLVKVENGMVKGLPAADPRITSFKGIPFAAPPVGENRWRAPQPAEDWEGVLQAHEFAPVSMQVRQEIDDNNIYTREWAVEPDIAMSEDCLYLNVWTPAKQADEKLPVYVWYFGGGLQVGHPAEMEFDGERIARRGIVVVTINYRLNIFGFLCHPEITAESPEAPANFGNLDQQAATRWVKRNIAAFGGDPDNITIGGQSAGGGSVMSQLTSPQNEGLFQRAIVESGIYTNLYPGTLLPPLRGTLQEAEQDGIEFFKYLGVSTLAEARKLDAVYLRDKAVALGGFWGTVTDQKFQVGNPFDLFIQNKRWQVPVMLGHTSSEFFSTPKVQSYEEFEQLAADMFGEDAETFLELSGAQPDAVQEAAERAAVSGIEYAIRIAGQANADNGGGAPLYYYNFDAEIPGWDNPGTFHSVDLWFFFETLAKCWRPFVGKHYDLARQMCNYTAHFIRTGDPNGPDSTGEALPHWEPYTPEAPYGMLFADKSEFLRQPPGAVMDFLVKQYFKNAKKPVQS
- a CDS encoding WG repeat-containing protein, which codes for MYASHSWLHRRKHTGKLAAGLIALAACFGLGSGTAHADRWEIFDQGEHLFLPEGPIEVGEVVMLPLRPVAERFGYTFTSVTNKEIVLTGKDGRKAVIRLGTKTALLEYEGGAKVQLMAQIPRNFNGAWFIDLALAGAMGGQGHSTVPGTNFIQLRPVSGDAKEQLERQYWFSFKDKGQTVFVNNQGQEQLQTVYTSPLDFGYDDLLPVKKSGYTAGYMNRAGELAIDAPHYQLGLFSEGLAWFKDLVNTENGGVTVRMGYMNRAGKVIIPGIYNRAYDFSDGLAKVTRAGKTYYINHNGQMVIPPIPGLQNSESFSDGLAAVTVRTTAGGKSVLRTGFIDTAGKWAIKPIYESATPFSEGIATATVNGKSGLINTAGKWIVKPQYSGGSTFLGQFRDGHILLTLSGKHDYTQRLVDTKGKIITVPGTGQLTGFGDDIVSYNDTGGYGFKTFAGAVIVKPMYSYMSDFKAGAGKGFIDYNDVYEAHLINKAGKVVWSTGSPASE
- a CDS encoding BlaI/MecI/CopY family transcriptional regulator; the encoded protein is MAVKLFDSELKVMEILWELGETTAKRIAEILKQETGWSKTTTYTVIKKCIEKEAVQRADPNFVCRPLITREQAQEQETLELIDKMYGGAADKLVASLLDRRILSAEEIRRLKQLVDLLEQEEN